A stretch of the Streptosporangium sp. NBC_01755 genome encodes the following:
- a CDS encoding ATP-dependent helicase, which yields MSETAGADGALGHFTRMTRDWFTGAFAAPTAAQEGAWAAIARGDNTLVVAPTGSGKTLAAFLWSLDRLAAGHPATEPPGDSGSLRDAASPTSGEDAGFPASAGGARSSPSAGDTGSPAGTTAIADAPAGATVAGVTNGTGAGGRRRRSQGGDEPPRLCRVLYVSPLKALAVDIERNLRAPLAGLKQTARRLGLPVPEISVAIRSGDTSPEERRRFATRPSDILITTPESLFLLLTGQAREALRGVETVIVDEVHAVAATKRGAHLALSLERLDALLPRPAQRVGLSATVRPVSEVAAFLGGPCPATVVQPPSGKEIEVEVVVPIEDMTELDTPPTSPTPGEDLWPTETPAKRSIWPHVEERLFDLIGNHGSTIVFANSRRLAERLCTRLNELAWERGAAEAERAGGDTEAGPVHWAEGFPKPPASLSTPAAMMAQAGSAKGVVPEIVRAHHGSVSKEERSQIEEALKSGRLPAVVATSSLELGIDMGAVDLVACVGAPPSVASGLQRIGRAGHQVGAVSRGVIFPKYRGDLVQTAVVAERMRSGEIEELRYPRNPLDVLAQQIVAMTALDEWTVDELEEVVRRAAPYRTLPRSALEATLDMLAGRYPSEEFAELRPRVVWDRVAGTLRGRPGAQRLAVTNGGTIPDRGLFGVFLVGEKSSRVGELDEEMVYESRAGDVFVLGATSWRIEEITADRVLVTPAPGQPGKLPFWHGDTAGRPAELGKAIGAFLREMSAAGADAQAGGGGTESARPGDTKAGRAQAGTGSPGTGNAARDGALERIRSAGLDGFAAANLLAYLAEQRQATGYVPDDRTLLVERFHDELGDWRVVVHSPYGARVHAPWALAIGRRLRERYGVDVQAVHADDGIVLRIPDTLSEPPSDVAAFDADEIERIVTEELGGSALFAARFRECAGRSLLLPRRVPGRRSPLWQQRQRASHLLNVAGRYESFPVVLETMRECLQDVFDVPGLVRLMRDIEARRVRLVEVETEKASPFAASLLFNYIGAFMYEGDAPLAERRAQALALDTSLLAELLGQADLRELLDPDVIADTERGLARLDRPLRDAEDLADLLRSHGPLVSEDVSVRGGDPAWLAALEDSRRAIRVRVAGQERWAAIEDAARLRDALGVPLPAGVPHAFLEPVDDPLGDLIARHARTRTPFPANTAAARFGLGAAVVTDALRRLASSGRVVSGEFRPGGRGEEWCDAEVLRMLRRRSLARLRKEVEPVSAETVAVFAPAWHGITDSPLRGRPPIDALVSAIEQLQGSAVPASALETLILPSRVPGYDPSLLDELTASGEVIWAGQGSLPGGDGWVSLYFADTAPLLMPAPADITLTPVHGAVLEVLSGGGALFFRELASRAGVLPAGSVPDDRTLSSAVWDLVWSGRITGDTLAPLRATLGTGRPAHRPAPTRRRRAVLPSRSGPPTVGGRWWTLPALAEDATQRAHAQAEVLLERHGVVTRGAVTAERLPGGFAAVYQVLRAFEESGRCRRGYFVEGLGGAQFALPGAVDRMRAMSVSLTSPPNTAPVSDPWSTRRPERAGESARRAVVLAATDPANPYGAALPWPAHPGEVSHKPGRKAGSLVVLVDGHLILYVERGGKTLLSFSGDDRLRPAVDALALAVRDGALGKLTVERADGTAINDSPLAAALESAGFHPTPRGLRLRA from the coding sequence ATGAGCGAGACGGCAGGCGCGGACGGGGCGCTGGGGCACTTCACCCGGATGACCAGGGACTGGTTCACCGGGGCGTTCGCCGCACCGACCGCGGCGCAGGAGGGGGCGTGGGCGGCGATCGCCCGGGGTGACAACACCCTGGTGGTCGCCCCCACCGGCTCCGGCAAGACGCTGGCCGCCTTCCTGTGGTCGCTCGACCGGCTGGCGGCCGGGCACCCGGCCACCGAACCCCCCGGAGACAGCGGGTCTCTCCGGGATGCCGCCTCTCCCACGTCCGGCGAAGACGCCGGCTTCCCCGCGAGTGCCGGAGGCGCCAGATCTTCCCCCTCCGCCGGAGACACCGGATCTCCGGCGGGCACCACCGCGATCGCGGACGCCCCGGCGGGCGCCACCGTCGCGGGCGTGACGAACGGTACGGGTGCCGGTGGGAGGCGCAGGCGTTCGCAAGGGGGCGACGAACCGCCGAGGCTGTGCCGGGTCCTTTACGTGTCGCCGCTCAAGGCTCTGGCGGTCGACATCGAGCGCAACCTCCGGGCACCGCTGGCCGGGCTGAAGCAGACCGCGAGAAGGCTCGGCCTCCCGGTGCCGGAGATCTCGGTGGCGATCCGCTCCGGCGACACCTCCCCCGAGGAGCGACGCCGGTTCGCGACCAGGCCGTCCGACATCCTGATCACTACCCCCGAGTCGCTGTTCCTGCTGCTCACCGGCCAGGCCCGGGAGGCACTGCGCGGTGTGGAGACGGTCATCGTCGACGAGGTGCACGCGGTGGCGGCCACCAAGCGCGGCGCGCACCTGGCCCTCAGCCTGGAGCGGCTCGACGCTCTCCTGCCCCGGCCCGCGCAGCGCGTCGGCCTGTCGGCGACCGTGCGGCCGGTGAGCGAGGTCGCCGCCTTCCTGGGCGGCCCCTGTCCGGCGACCGTGGTCCAGCCGCCCTCGGGGAAGGAGATCGAGGTCGAGGTGGTCGTCCCGATCGAGGACATGACGGAGCTCGACACGCCCCCCACCTCCCCCACCCCCGGCGAAGACCTGTGGCCGACCGAGACTCCGGCCAAGCGGTCGATCTGGCCGCATGTGGAGGAGCGGCTGTTCGACCTGATCGGGAATCACGGTTCCACGATCGTGTTCGCCAACTCGCGGCGGCTGGCCGAACGGCTGTGCACCCGTCTCAACGAGCTGGCGTGGGAGCGGGGTGCAGCCGAGGCGGAGCGGGCCGGAGGCGACACGGAGGCGGGCCCGGTGCACTGGGCCGAGGGCTTCCCCAAGCCCCCTGCCTCCCTGTCCACCCCGGCGGCCATGATGGCGCAGGCCGGCTCGGCCAAGGGGGTCGTCCCGGAGATCGTACGGGCCCACCATGGGTCGGTGTCGAAGGAGGAGCGCTCCCAGATCGAGGAGGCGCTCAAGTCCGGACGGTTGCCCGCCGTGGTCGCGACCTCCAGCCTGGAGCTCGGCATCGACATGGGCGCGGTGGACCTGGTGGCCTGTGTGGGAGCGCCGCCGAGCGTGGCGAGCGGCCTGCAGCGGATCGGCCGGGCCGGGCACCAGGTGGGAGCCGTCTCACGCGGCGTGATCTTCCCCAAATACCGGGGGGACCTGGTCCAGACGGCCGTGGTGGCCGAGCGGATGCGGAGCGGGGAGATCGAGGAGCTGCGCTATCCGCGCAATCCTCTCGATGTCCTCGCCCAGCAGATCGTGGCGATGACCGCGCTGGACGAGTGGACCGTCGACGAGCTGGAGGAGGTCGTGCGGCGAGCCGCCCCCTACCGGACGCTGCCCAGAAGCGCGCTGGAGGCGACGCTCGACATGCTCGCCGGGCGCTACCCGAGCGAGGAGTTCGCCGAGCTGCGACCGCGCGTCGTCTGGGATCGGGTGGCCGGCACCCTGCGGGGTCGTCCCGGAGCCCAGCGGCTGGCGGTCACCAACGGCGGCACGATTCCCGACCGGGGGTTGTTCGGTGTGTTCCTGGTCGGCGAGAAGTCCTCCCGGGTGGGCGAGCTGGACGAGGAGATGGTCTACGAGTCGCGGGCCGGGGACGTGTTCGTGCTGGGCGCGACCTCCTGGCGGATCGAGGAGATCACGGCTGACCGGGTGCTGGTCACTCCCGCGCCCGGGCAGCCGGGGAAGCTCCCGTTCTGGCACGGCGACACCGCGGGGCGTCCGGCGGAGCTGGGGAAGGCCATCGGCGCGTTCCTCCGCGAGATGTCCGCGGCGGGTGCGGACGCCCAGGCGGGAGGCGGTGGTACGGAAAGTGCGAGGCCGGGGGACACGAAGGCGGGAAGGGCACAGGCCGGAACGGGAAGCCCGGGAACGGGAAACGCGGCACGGGACGGAGCCCTGGAGAGGATCAGGTCGGCGGGGCTTGACGGGTTCGCCGCGGCCAACCTGCTCGCCTACCTGGCCGAGCAACGGCAGGCGACCGGTTACGTGCCGGACGACCGGACGTTGCTGGTCGAGCGGTTCCACGACGAGCTGGGCGACTGGCGGGTGGTGGTGCACTCCCCGTACGGAGCACGGGTGCACGCGCCGTGGGCACTGGCGATCGGGCGGCGGCTGCGAGAGCGCTACGGCGTCGATGTGCAGGCCGTGCACGCCGATGACGGGATCGTGCTGCGCATCCCCGACACGCTCTCGGAGCCCCCGTCCGACGTCGCCGCCTTCGACGCGGACGAGATCGAGCGGATCGTCACCGAGGAGCTCGGCGGCTCGGCGCTGTTCGCGGCGCGGTTCCGCGAGTGCGCGGGGCGGTCCCTGCTGCTGCCGCGCCGCGTGCCGGGCAGGCGGTCACCGCTCTGGCAGCAGCGGCAGCGTGCGTCGCACCTGCTGAACGTGGCCGGCCGCTACGAGTCGTTCCCCGTGGTGCTGGAGACGATGCGCGAGTGCCTTCAGGACGTGTTCGACGTTCCGGGGCTGGTCCGGCTGATGCGCGACATCGAGGCGCGGCGGGTCCGGCTGGTGGAGGTCGAGACCGAGAAGGCGTCGCCGTTCGCGGCGTCGCTGCTGTTCAACTACATCGGGGCGTTCATGTACGAGGGGGACGCCCCGCTGGCCGAGCGCCGCGCTCAGGCGCTCGCGCTCGACACGAGCCTGCTGGCCGAGTTGCTGGGCCAGGCCGACCTGCGCGAACTGCTCGACCCCGACGTGATCGCCGACACCGAGCGGGGGCTGGCCCGGCTGGACCGGCCGCTGCGCGACGCCGAGGATCTGGCCGACCTGCTCCGCTCGCACGGTCCCCTGGTGTCCGAGGACGTGAGCGTGCGCGGGGGTGACCCGGCCTGGCTGGCCGCGCTGGAGGACTCCCGGCGGGCGATCAGGGTTCGGGTGGCCGGGCAGGAGCGGTGGGCGGCGATCGAGGACGCCGCCCGGCTACGCGACGCTCTCGGCGTGCCGTTGCCCGCAGGGGTGCCGCACGCGTTCCTGGAACCGGTGGACGATCCGCTGGGCGACCTGATCGCCAGGCACGCCCGCACGCGCACCCCCTTCCCCGCGAACACGGCCGCGGCCAGGTTCGGCCTCGGCGCCGCGGTCGTCACCGACGCGTTGCGCCGCCTGGCCTCCTCGGGGCGGGTGGTGAGCGGGGAGTTCAGACCGGGTGGCCGGGGCGAGGAGTGGTGCGACGCCGAGGTGCTGCGGATGCTGCGCCGCAGGTCCCTGGCCAGGCTCCGTAAGGAGGTGGAACCGGTCTCCGCGGAGACTGTGGCCGTCTTCGCCCCCGCCTGGCACGGCATCACCGACTCCCCGCTGCGGGGCAGGCCGCCGATCGACGCGCTGGTGAGCGCGATCGAGCAGTTACAGGGCTCGGCGGTGCCCGCGTCGGCGCTGGAGACGCTGATCCTGCCCTCGCGGGTGCCCGGATACGACCCGTCGCTGCTGGACGAGCTGACGGCCTCCGGCGAGGTGATCTGGGCGGGGCAGGGGTCCCTGCCCGGTGGCGACGGCTGGGTGTCGCTCTACTTCGCCGACACCGCGCCGCTGCTGATGCCCGCTCCCGCCGACATCACGCTGACCCCGGTGCACGGGGCGGTGCTGGAGGTGCTGAGCGGTGGGGGCGCGCTCTTCTTCCGCGAGCTGGCGAGCCGGGCCGGCGTTCTGCCGGCCGGTTCGGTCCCGGACGACCGTACCCTGTCGTCCGCCGTGTGGGATCTGGTGTGGTCGGGCCGGATCACCGGTGACACGCTGGCGCCGTTGCGGGCCACGCTCGGGACGGGACGCCCCGCGCACCGCCCGGCCCCGACCCGGCGGCGGCGGGCGGTGCTGCCGAGCCGGAGCGGCCCGCCCACGGTGGGCGGGCGCTGGTGGACGCTGCCCGCCCTCGCCGAGGACGCCACCCAGCGCGCCCACGCCCAGGCCGAGGTGCTGCTGGAGCGGCACGGCGTGGTGACCAGGGGCGCGGTGACCGCCGAGCGGCTGCCGGGCGGGTTCGCCGCGGTCTACCAGGTGCTTCGCGCCTTCGAGGAGAGTGGCCGGTGCCGCAGGGGCTACTTCGTGGAGGGGCTGGGCGGCGCCCAGTTCGCCCTTCCCGGTGCCGTCGACCGGATGCGCGCCATGTCCGTCTCGCTCACCTCACCGCCGAACACGGCACCGGTGTCCGACCCGTGGAGCACCCGGAGACCTGAGAGGGCGGGGGAAAGCGCCCGGCGAGCGGTGGTGCTGGCGGCGACCGACCCGGCCAACCCGTACGGGGCGGCCCTGCCGTGGCCCGCCCATCCTGGCGAGGTGTCCCACAAGCCGGGCAGGAAGGCCGGGTCCCTGGTCGTGCTCGTCGACGGGCATCTGATCCTCTACGTCGAGCGCGGCGGTAAGACCCTGCTGTCCTTCTCCGGCGACGACCGCCTCCGGCCTGCCGTCGACGCCCTCGCGCTCGCCGTGCGTGACGGCGCCCTCGGCAAGCTGACCGTCGAGCGCGCGGACGGCACCGCCATCAACGACTCCCCTCTGGCCGCCGCCCTGGAATCCGCGGGCTTCCACCCAACCCCCCGGGGGCTGCGCCTGCGCGCCTAA
- a CDS encoding VOC family protein, whose protein sequence is MSGERTVSIDYQAIEAKRERIRAEHLREGRPPSSARGLHHFALISSDVEATIRFYQDLLEFPLTEIFENRDYRGSNHFFFDIGNGNLLAFFDFPGLDLGPYREVLGGLHHVAISVAPSTWEHLRGKLAAAGVPHQVESGTSIYFADPDGARVELLADPLGEMYGSRVL, encoded by the coding sequence ATGAGCGGTGAGCGAACGGTGAGCATCGACTATCAGGCCATCGAGGCGAAACGCGAGCGGATCAGAGCGGAACACCTGAGGGAGGGCCGTCCGCCGAGCAGCGCGAGGGGGCTGCACCACTTCGCACTGATCTCCTCCGACGTCGAGGCGACGATCAGGTTCTACCAGGACCTTCTGGAGTTCCCCCTCACGGAGATCTTCGAGAACCGCGACTACCGGGGGTCGAACCACTTCTTCTTCGACATCGGCAACGGCAACCTCCTTGCCTTCTTCGACTTCCCAGGTCTGGACCTCGGCCCCTACCGGGAGGTCCTCGGCGGGCTCCACCACGTCGCCATCTCCGTGGCCCCCTCCACCTGGGAGCATCTGCGGGGCAAGCTGGCGGCGGCGGGTGTGCCGCACCAGGTGGAGAGCGGTACCTCCATCTACTTCGCCGACCCGGATGGGGCGCGCGTGGAACTGCTCGCCGACCCCCTCGGCGAGATGTACGGCTCCCGGGTGCTCTGA
- a CDS encoding DUF3046 domain-containing protein, with translation MRLSDFWKRMKLHFGDQYAESWAHDYVIADLGGRTVIQALAEGVGAKEVWHAVCGVTDVSPRLR, from the coding sequence ATGCGCCTGTCGGATTTCTGGAAGCGGATGAAGTTGCACTTCGGCGACCAGTACGCCGAGTCGTGGGCCCATGACTACGTCATCGCCGACCTCGGCGGCCGGACCGTGATCCAGGCGCTGGCCGAGGGGGTCGGGGCGAAGGAGGTCTGGCACGCCGTGTGCGGGGTGACCGACGTCTCTCCCAGGCTCCGCTGA
- the recA gene encoding recombinase RecA, with amino-acid sequence MAANDREKALETALAQIERQFGKGSIMRLGDETRAPIEVIPTGSIALDVALGIGGFPRGRIVEVYGPESSGKTTVALHAVANAQRGGGIAAFIDAEHALDPEYAQKLGVDTDALLVSQPDTGEQALEIADMLIRSGAVDLLVIDSVAALVPKAEIEGEMGDSHVGLQARLMSQALRKVAGALNNTGTTAIFINQLREKIGVMFGSPETTTGGKALKFYASVRLDIRRIETLKDGTEAVGNRTRVKVVKNKMAPPFRVADFDILYGVGISREGGLIDMGVEHGFVRKSGAWYTYEGDQLGQGKENARNFLKNHPDMANEIEKKIKEKLGVGPRVDSPATPPPAAPATAASGRASGSAPAAAASGRGSKAATPKPGDA; translated from the coding sequence ATGGCAGCTAACGACCGCGAGAAGGCGCTCGAGACCGCGCTCGCTCAGATCGAGCGGCAGTTCGGCAAGGGCTCCATCATGCGCCTGGGCGACGAGACCCGGGCGCCCATCGAGGTGATCCCCACCGGCTCCATCGCGCTCGACGTGGCCCTCGGCATCGGGGGCTTCCCGCGTGGCCGCATCGTCGAGGTCTACGGTCCCGAGTCCTCGGGCAAGACCACGGTCGCCCTGCACGCGGTGGCCAACGCCCAGCGCGGTGGCGGCATCGCCGCGTTCATCGACGCCGAGCACGCGCTCGACCCGGAGTACGCCCAGAAGCTGGGCGTCGACACCGACGCGCTGCTCGTCTCCCAGCCCGACACCGGCGAGCAGGCGCTGGAGATCGCCGACATGCTGATCCGGTCCGGCGCCGTCGACCTGCTGGTCATCGACTCGGTCGCGGCCCTGGTGCCCAAGGCCGAGATCGAGGGTGAGATGGGCGACAGCCACGTCGGCCTCCAGGCACGCCTGATGTCCCAGGCGCTGCGCAAGGTCGCGGGCGCGCTCAACAACACCGGCACCACCGCGATCTTCATCAACCAGCTCCGTGAGAAGATCGGCGTCATGTTCGGCTCGCCCGAGACCACGACCGGTGGAAAGGCGCTGAAGTTCTACGCCTCGGTGCGTCTCGACATCCGCCGCATCGAGACGCTGAAGGACGGCACCGAGGCGGTCGGCAACCGCACCCGGGTGAAGGTCGTCAAGAACAAGATGGCCCCGCCCTTCCGGGTGGCCGACTTCGACATCCTCTACGGCGTCGGCATCTCCCGCGAGGGCGGCCTGATCGACATGGGCGTGGAGCACGGCTTCGTCCGCAAGTCCGGAGCCTGGTACACCTACGAGGGGGACCAACTCGGCCAGGGCAAGGAGAACGCGCGAAACTTCCTCAAGAACCACCCGGACATGGCGAACGAGATCGAGAAGAAGATCAAGGAGAAGCTCGGCGTCGGCCCGCGCGTCGACAGCCCGGCCACTCCGCCGCCCGCCGCTCCTGCGACCGCGGCGTCCGGCCGTGCTTCCGGCTCGGCTCCGGCAGCCGCCGCGTCCGGTCGCGGTTCCAAGGCGGCCACCCCCAAGCCGGGTGACGCCTGA
- the recX gene encoding recombination regulator RecX, whose product MGADLGPAGELGPRDWGAWPDEPRTDSPGRSGRGRGDGAPAPEGGLQGEGAGSVGGEPRSRKGRGSRRGERRSGGDSPGAFPEGLLPDGPAEGSPASRGAGADPQAVARAICLRLLTMAPRTRAQLAEALRKREVPQEAADAVLERFSEVGLIDDEAFAAAWVSSRHAGRGLARKALASELRHRGVDEETVKDAVEQLDPEQEAETARRLVRRKLSSTRGLDPAVRTRRLAGLLARKGYGPGLAFRVIREVLEDDEVETTSFLEDSGYPLD is encoded by the coding sequence ATGGGAGCCGATCTCGGTCCGGCGGGCGAACTCGGGCCGAGAGACTGGGGCGCCTGGCCCGACGAGCCTCGGACCGACTCGCCGGGCAGGAGTGGGCGCGGGCGAGGTGATGGTGCCCCCGCTCCCGAGGGGGGACTTCAGGGGGAGGGCGCAGGCTCCGTCGGTGGCGAGCCGCGAAGCCGGAAGGGACGTGGCTCCCGGCGTGGTGAGCGGCGGTCCGGGGGTGATTCCCCGGGTGCCTTTCCTGAGGGCCTCCTTCCTGACGGACCGGCCGAGGGCTCTCCCGCGAGCCGGGGAGCCGGGGCCGATCCGCAGGCGGTGGCGCGGGCGATCTGCCTGCGGTTGTTGACGATGGCACCGCGCACCCGAGCCCAGCTCGCGGAGGCGCTGCGCAAGCGTGAGGTGCCCCAGGAGGCGGCGGACGCCGTGCTGGAGCGCTTCTCCGAGGTCGGGCTCATCGACGATGAGGCGTTCGCCGCGGCATGGGTGAGCTCCCGCCATGCCGGGCGGGGGCTTGCCAGAAAGGCCCTTGCCTCCGAGCTCCGGCACCGGGGGGTGGATGAGGAGACCGTGAAGGACGCGGTGGAGCAGCTCGACCCCGAGCAGGAGGCGGAGACCGCCCGTCGCCTTGTGCGGCGCAAGCTCTCCTCGACTCGCGGCCTGGACCCTGCGGTCAGGACTCGTAGGCTGGCCGGCCTGCTCGCCCGGAAGGGGTACGGTCCTGGCCTGGCGTTTCGCGTGATCCGCGAAGTGCTGGAGGATGATGAGGTAGAAACAACGTCATTCCTGGAAGATTCGGGTTATCCCCTCGACTAG
- the rny gene encoding ribonuclease Y, translated as MDPVVVVMLAVAVVALALMTAVLVVLLRRIGGAGPKGLTPEQEAEVSAQLEEARREAAGIRAKAQDDAGELLRKSEAAVEAATEMRKEAEAEGKVLKYELKELRADLERRENRLAEREQRLDDEARRQADRARKLAETETELADRREDLERVAEERKAILERVSGLTGDQARTELVREIENQAKREAALIVREIEGEARKEGEKRATKIVTLAVQRVATEQTAESVVSVLHLPGDEMKGRIIGREGRNIRAFESTTGVNLIIDDTPEAVLLSCFDPVRRETARLTLEKLVLDGRIHPQRIEEAHERSKAEVQELCVRAGEDALVELAITDMHPELVTLLGQLRYRTSYGQNVLGHLIESAHIAGIMAAELRLDTTLLKRCTLLHDIGKALTHEVEGSHALIGAEIARRYGEHEDVVHAIEAHHNEVEVKTVEAVLTQAADAISGGRPGARRESLEAYVKRLERLEEIATSYEGVEKVFAMQAGREIRVMVKPGAVDDIQAQVIARDVAKQVEEELTYPGQIRITVVRESRATEFAR; from the coding sequence ATGGATCCGGTCGTGGTCGTCATGTTGGCAGTGGCGGTTGTGGCTCTCGCCTTGATGACAGCCGTGCTGGTCGTGTTGCTGCGTCGCATCGGGGGAGCCGGGCCGAAGGGCCTCACCCCGGAGCAGGAGGCCGAGGTTTCGGCTCAGCTGGAGGAGGCCAGGCGTGAGGCCGCCGGTATCCGGGCGAAGGCCCAGGACGACGCCGGAGAGCTTCTGCGCAAATCGGAGGCGGCGGTCGAGGCGGCGACCGAGATGCGCAAGGAGGCCGAGGCCGAGGGCAAGGTGCTGAAATACGAGCTCAAGGAGCTCCGGGCAGACCTCGAACGCAGGGAGAACCGGCTGGCCGAGCGGGAGCAGCGCCTCGACGATGAGGCCAGGCGCCAGGCCGACCGGGCACGCAAGCTCGCCGAGACGGAGACCGAGCTGGCCGACCGACGCGAGGATCTCGAACGGGTGGCCGAGGAGCGCAAGGCCATCCTGGAACGGGTGTCCGGGCTCACCGGCGACCAGGCCAGAACCGAGCTGGTCCGGGAGATCGAGAACCAGGCCAAGCGCGAGGCCGCGCTGATCGTCAGGGAGATCGAGGGCGAGGCCCGCAAGGAGGGCGAGAAGCGCGCCACCAAGATCGTCACATTGGCGGTTCAGCGGGTGGCCACCGAGCAGACCGCCGAGTCCGTCGTGAGCGTCCTGCACCTGCCGGGTGACGAGATGAAGGGGCGCATCATCGGCCGCGAAGGTCGTAACATTCGTGCCTTCGAGTCGACCACCGGAGTCAACCTGATCATCGACGACACGCCGGAAGCCGTGTTGCTGTCGTGCTTCGACCCGGTCCGCCGCGAGACCGCGCGGCTGACTCTGGAGAAACTCGTCCTCGACGGCCGCATCCATCCGCAGCGCATCGAGGAGGCCCACGAGCGCAGCAAGGCCGAGGTCCAGGAGCTGTGCGTGCGGGCGGGTGAGGACGCCCTGGTGGAGCTCGCCATCACCGACATGCACCCTGAGCTGGTCACCCTCCTCGGCCAGCTCCGCTACCGCACCTCCTACGGCCAGAACGTGCTCGGGCACCTCATCGAGTCCGCCCACATCGCCGGCATCATGGCGGCCGAGCTGCGGCTCGACACGACGTTGCTCAAGCGCTGCACGCTCCTGCACGACATCGGCAAGGCCCTCACCCACGAGGTCGAGGGAAGCCACGCGCTCATCGGCGCCGAGATCGCCAGACGGTACGGCGAGCACGAGGACGTCGTCCACGCCATCGAGGCCCACCACAACGAGGTCGAGGTCAAGACCGTCGAAGCCGTCCTCACCCAGGCCGCCGACGCGATCAGCGGCGGACGCCCGGGCGCCCGCCGAGAGTCACTGGAGGCCTACGTCAAGCGCCTGGAGCGCCTGGAGGAGATCGCCACCTCCTACGAGGGGGTCGAGAAGGTCTTCGCCATGCAGGCGGGCCGTGAGATCAGGGTCATGGTCAAGCCGGGAGCGGTCGACGACATCCAGGCTCAGGTGATCGCCCGCGATGTCGCCAAGCAGGTCGAGGAGGAGCTCACCTACCCCGGTCAGATCCGCATCACGGTCGTCCGTGAGTCCCGGGCCACCGAGTTCGCCCGCTGA